The following proteins come from a genomic window of Thermoproteus sp.:
- a CDS encoding glycosyltransferase family 4 protein, which produces MYVAVVYDTLSRWGGQELITYAMAKALNEAGYTVDLVLLFDGGLDRRVRDVPARRIIHLFEGDPKLPVRGLARNVLTGLASLGYDLTINTIYHIMFWPFDIGYLNNPGTYMPPYRLRRRAFIEFNRLVLPLLGPKLLLANSRWTLAQLPYRPKMYGVLHPPIMPRPCRADNKEDMVVSIGRIAPDKRTDRVVKIMEKIHEAYPKASLYVIGLPYEKKYFEAVRSLARHVEFVLDASEDVKWSYLCRAKALLHAAINEHFGIVAAEAQFAGAIPVVHKSGGIWSDVVEHGKFGLGYIDEDEAVRNIIRLLSDNNFFNMLSNAAKIHALNFTYDSFKRKLIKYINIVLYRNQ; this is translated from the coding sequence GTGTATGTCGCAGTGGTCTACGACACGTTGAGCAGGTGGGGCGGCCAGGAGTTGATAACGTACGCCATGGCCAAAGCCCTCAACGAAGCCGGCTACACGGTGGATCTGGTGTTGTTGTTCGACGGGGGACTGGACAGGAGAGTTAGAGACGTGCCTGCTAGGAGGATAATACACCTCTTCGAGGGCGACCCAAAGTTGCCAGTACGCGGCTTGGCTAGGAACGTCTTGACCGGGCTGGCGAGCCTGGGCTACGACTTGACGATAAACACCATCTACCACATTATGTTCTGGCCTTTCGACATCGGCTATCTGAACAACCCAGGTACCTACATGCCGCCCTACAGACTCAGGAGGAGGGCCTTCATAGAGTTCAACAGATTGGTGTTGCCCCTCCTAGGGCCGAAGCTGTTGCTGGCCAACTCCAGATGGACACTGGCTCAACTGCCCTACAGGCCGAAGATGTACGGCGTCCTCCATCCCCCGATAATGCCGAGGCCATGTCGCGCAGATAACAAGGAGGACATGGTCGTCTCAATCGGCAGGATAGCCCCTGACAAGAGGACAGACCGCGTCGTCAAGATCATGGAGAAAATCCACGAGGCCTACCCGAAGGCGTCTCTCTACGTCATAGGCCTACCCTACGAAAAGAAGTACTTCGAGGCCGTCAGGAGTCTGGCCAGACACGTCGAGTTTGTGCTGGACGCCAGCGAGGACGTCAAATGGAGCTATTTGTGTAGAGCCAAGGCGCTACTACACGCCGCCATAAATGAACACTTCGGCATAGTGGCCGCCGAGGCTCAATTTGCCGGTGCGATACCCGTAGTCCATAAGTCAGGCGGCATCTGGAGCGATGTTGTTGAACACGGCAAGTTCGGCCTTGGCTATATAGATGAGGACGAGGCCGTAAGGAATATTATAAGGCTACTTAGCGACAACAATTTCTTCAACATGCTAAGCAACGCGGCCAAAATACATGCATTAAATTTCACTTATGACTCATTTAAACGTAAATTAATTAAATACATCAATATTGTATTATATAGAAACCAATAA
- a CDS encoding MFS transporter translates to MRRYIFAIGLERFLRNLATGYLAVAIPLYLKELTGSAFAAGLAVTLAGVISLGSSILYAALGDIIGHARGLAVSETAFASALLAIIAVKNPWAVGLALGLGGVGMLGPGSTRGSFVPLIMALVRKHTKNAVERTQDLGLVNVLSTAGGIVGSLLVAVLALREASLLFIFSVSAAAALILLALGRSEAVRKVNPFKAVGRRSGAVFAYSMSQLVAGVGVGLSNSLLSLWMNAYLGLGEAVIGFIFALGNAAFSLFSLFAHLFVKRLGLVKTSALSRFASGALLAVMPFLHNWAVFAAVYALYNAMVGFGGTARSSYISGVAAEGGEATTPAIASISMRLAATPSAAAAGYLIDVSPALLMPLAGAFVIAAGYIFLKYLKEEE, encoded by the coding sequence GTGAGGCGTTATATCTTCGCCATAGGCCTCGAGAGGTTCCTCAGAAATCTCGCCACGGGATATCTGGCCGTGGCGATTCCGCTATACCTAAAGGAGTTGACCGGAAGCGCCTTCGCGGCCGGGCTTGCGGTGACGCTGGCCGGAGTCATCTCTCTGGGCTCTTCCATCCTCTACGCGGCTCTCGGCGACATAATAGGCCACGCCCGCGGCCTCGCCGTGAGCGAGACGGCCTTCGCGTCGGCGCTCCTGGCCATAATCGCAGTTAAGAATCCCTGGGCCGTGGGGCTTGCCTTGGGCCTCGGCGGGGTCGGCATGTTGGGGCCCGGCTCCACTAGGGGTAGCTTCGTCCCGTTGATTATGGCCCTCGTGAGGAAGCACACGAAAAACGCCGTGGAGAGGACGCAAGACCTCGGCCTGGTCAACGTGCTATCGACGGCTGGAGGCATCGTCGGCTCGCTCCTGGTGGCCGTCTTGGCCCTCCGCGAGGCGTCGCTCCTCTTCATTTTCTCCGTGTCGGCCGCCGCGGCCCTGATCCTCCTCGCCCTGGGGAGGTCCGAGGCCGTCAGGAAGGTGAACCCCTTCAAGGCGGTTGGGAGGAGGAGCGGCGCCGTATTTGCCTATTCCATGAGCCAACTGGTCGCAGGCGTGGGCGTAGGCCTCTCCAACTCTCTCCTCTCCCTATGGATGAACGCCTATTTGGGCCTCGGCGAGGCCGTAATAGGCTTTATATTCGCCCTCGGGAATGCCGCATTCTCCCTCTTTTCGCTCTTCGCCCACCTCTTCGTCAAGAGGCTCGGCCTAGTCAAGACCTCCGCCCTCAGCAGATTCGCCTCGGGCGCCCTCCTGGCCGTCATGCCGTTTCTACACAACTGGGCCGTCTTCGCGGCGGTATACGCGCTCTATAACGCCATGGTGGGCTTCGGCGGGACGGCCCGCTCCTCCTACATCTCCGGCGTAGCCGCAGAGGGAGGAGAGGCGACGACGCCAGCTATAGCGAGCATATCCATGAGGCTCGCCGCGACTCCCTCTGCCGCCGCAGCGGGGTACCTAATAGACGTAAGCCCGGCCCTCCTCATGCCCCTAGCTGGAGCCTTCGTCATAGCGGCCGGCTATATATTCCTCAAATACCTAAAGGAAGAAGAATAA
- a CDS encoding NUDIX hydrolase: protein MEEVIYRARKFVLVRRARQVGGRLVWGEYLVHPGAVAVLAVRDGRAVLVRQFRPAIGAWTLEIPAGTLEPGEDPIAAAEREMVEETGYRPLALRLLLEFYPSPGVSNELIRIYYADRLQYVGVGERDPGEVDMEVVEVEPREVFALIEKGEVKDSKTIIAFLTARQLGLL, encoded by the coding sequence GTGGAGGAGGTCATATATAGGGCTAGGAAGTTCGTCCTGGTCAGGAGGGCGAGACAGGTGGGCGGGAGGCTTGTGTGGGGCGAGTACTTGGTCCATCCGGGCGCAGTCGCCGTGCTCGCGGTGAGGGACGGGAGGGCCGTCTTGGTGAGGCAGTTCAGGCCGGCCATAGGGGCCTGGACCTTGGAGATTCCAGCGGGCACTTTGGAGCCCGGCGAGGACCCCATCGCGGCGGCCGAGAGGGAGATGGTGGAGGAGACGGGCTATAGGCCGTTGGCGTTGAGGCTCCTCCTGGAGTTCTACCCCAGCCCCGGCGTGAGCAACGAGCTCATAAGGATCTACTACGCCGACAGGCTCCAGTACGTAGGGGTCGGCGAGAGGGACCCCGGCGAGGTCGACATGGAGGTCGTCGAGGTGGAGCCCCGCGAGGTCTTCGCCCTCATCGAGAAGGGCGAGGTAAAGGACAGCAAGACTATAATCGCGTTTCTGACGGCCAGACAGCTCGGCCTGTTGTAA
- a CDS encoding DUF2299 family protein has product MDLDREVERWVRSLGLNVTIPPNAPEPFHISVAPPTGIPVVEVVRPKDANLYVIAMGIAVHPDHKSALASMKEEDRRRFLLDLKRAILQMGVDFAFLPPEAEVPEAIHISKPVLVDGLDAHKFVEEYYRVRNAGLLVIMSFSETFRRPKADRTSLYA; this is encoded by the coding sequence ATGGATCTGGATAGGGAGGTGGAGCGGTGGGTCAGATCTCTAGGCCTCAACGTGACGATTCCGCCGAACGCCCCCGAGCCTTTCCACATTTCTGTGGCCCCGCCGACGGGCATCCCCGTAGTGGAGGTAGTCAGGCCTAAAGACGCGAACCTCTACGTGATCGCCATGGGTATAGCCGTCCACCCAGACCACAAGTCGGCCCTCGCCTCCATGAAGGAGGAGGATAGGAGGAGGTTCCTCCTTGACCTCAAGAGGGCTATCCTCCAGATGGGAGTCGACTTCGCCTTCCTGCCCCCCGAGGCCGAGGTCCCCGAGGCCATCCACATCTCCAAGCCAGTCCTCGTCGACGGGCTTGACGCACACAAGTTCGTAGAGGAGTATTACAGAGTCAGGAACGCTGGCCTTCTAGTCATTATGTCCTTCTCGGAGACCTTCAGGCGCCCCAAGGCGGACCGCACCTCCCTCTACGCCTAG
- a CDS encoding amidohydrolase, translating to MRAIAHISVGLIIKSSITNMRTGFRGAVYVSFKPLVKAGGIVVDRDVGEVVHIGDDVEKFADEVVDLGGRVLMPGFIDAHMHLDELGLLLNSLDLRGVRSIDEFRARLKEYAERHDGPIFGHGWDHEAMGRWPTRRDIDDIVGDRPVFLSRVDSHAAVVNTYMLKELEGLRWRPEVFLTGPSGEPLGVIKEEAFEAYRAKFLSLIPRGQKRKSLIAAIDYARNLGVTSVGFMSCSLESLYLLKELRDEGLLKIRVFVYLDKESFVKFLDSGGKFDGDEWLKVKGVKLFVDGSLGSRTALLSEPYADDPGNFGVQVASAEELRRIAEMASERGYQVAIHAIGDKAVDVAIGALKGLRGLHRIEHCSVVRDDQLPALKGVACVVQPHFVITDFWVVNRVGVGRARFVYRFRDLINSGVSVAFSTDSPVEPLNPWRTVYAAVTRGLNEGVELARYTTDQVLTVEEALHLYTKAPAEIMGEEKLGALSPGNKADAIILDRDPLMVSPSQLVDIHTSPLSA from the coding sequence GTGCGGGCCATTGCACATATATCGGTGGGGCTAATAATAAAGTCCTCTATTACGAACATGAGGACTGGCTTTCGAGGCGCCGTCTATGTTAGTTTCAAGCCTCTAGTCAAGGCCGGCGGTATTGTGGTCGATAGAGACGTGGGCGAGGTCGTCCATATCGGCGACGATGTGGAGAAGTTCGCAGATGAAGTTGTGGATCTCGGCGGGAGGGTCTTGATGCCGGGCTTCATAGACGCCCATATGCACCTGGACGAATTGGGGTTGTTGTTGAACTCGCTCGATCTGCGCGGAGTTAGGAGCATAGACGAATTTAGGGCTAGGCTTAAGGAATACGCAGAGCGTCACGACGGCCCGATTTTCGGCCACGGCTGGGACCACGAGGCGATGGGCAGATGGCCCACTAGGAGGGACATCGACGATATAGTCGGCGATAGGCCCGTGTTCCTATCTAGAGTCGACAGCCACGCCGCCGTGGTTAATACCTATATGTTGAAAGAGCTTGAGGGCTTGCGGTGGAGGCCAGAGGTCTTCCTGACGGGTCCATCTGGCGAGCCTCTAGGCGTAATCAAGGAGGAGGCCTTTGAGGCGTATAGGGCTAAGTTCCTCAGCTTAATACCTAGAGGCCAGAAGCGCAAGAGCTTAATCGCCGCTATCGATTACGCGCGCAATTTGGGCGTGACGTCGGTCGGCTTTATGTCTTGTAGCTTGGAGTCCCTCTACCTACTTAAGGAATTAAGAGATGAGGGACTGCTTAAGATAAGAGTTTTCGTATATCTAGACAAGGAGTCCTTCGTTAAGTTTCTAGATTCTGGAGGGAAGTTCGATGGAGACGAATGGCTTAAGGTCAAGGGTGTCAAGCTCTTCGTCGACGGGTCGTTGGGGTCCAGGACGGCACTATTGAGCGAGCCCTACGCCGACGATCCCGGAAATTTCGGCGTACAGGTGGCGAGCGCCGAGGAGCTTAGGCGGATAGCAGAAATGGCCTCTGAACGCGGCTACCAAGTCGCCATACACGCCATCGGCGATAAGGCCGTGGACGTAGCCATAGGCGCGCTCAAGGGGCTGAGAGGCCTACATAGGATCGAACATTGTTCGGTCGTTAGGGACGACCAACTGCCGGCGCTTAAGGGGGTCGCTTGCGTCGTCCAGCCGCACTTCGTGATAACCGACTTTTGGGTCGTTAATAGGGTCGGCGTAGGCAGGGCGAGATTCGTCTATAGGTTTAGGGACTTAATAAATAGCGGCGTCTCTGTGGCGTTCTCTACGGACAGCCCTGTGGAGCCCCTTAACCCGTGGCGTACAGTGTATGCGGCCGTGACTAGAGGCCTAAACGAGGGCGTAGAGCTCGCTAGATACACTACGGACCAAGTGCTGACCGTCGAAGAGGCGTTGCATCTATACACGAAGGCGCCGGCGGAGATCATGGGCGAGGAGAAGCTCGGCGCGTTGAGCCCCGGAAATAAGGCGGACGCGATAATACTCGACAGAGACCCGCTTATGGTGAGCCCGTCGCAACTCGTCGATATACACACGAGTCCGCTATCGGCGTGA
- a CDS encoding DMT family transporter translates to MEDVLPALGAALIWAYASVAYRDYVEKIGVLRLNFLRMLYTSLILLAPAIYFGLGRGALYAALSGILSLALGDSLYLKALGTAGVAVAVPAAYSYVIIEQFMAVPLGEPLRASYLISAVLVVLGVYLLAAGAGRGSLAGVLYALGAALSWSAGYAAVKVAGVSGVSPVSIAFARVASALPVLAAFGGAKRAGQAVRGTWRTALPIIAVLDLGGGSALFAYSTVEIGLGPTVIALGVVPLASQLISRVLGRERPALREYGAALLILSAIAISFYI, encoded by the coding sequence ATGGAGGACGTACTGCCGGCGTTGGGCGCGGCCTTGATATGGGCCTACGCCTCCGTGGCCTATAGGGACTACGTGGAGAAGATCGGCGTCTTGAGGCTCAACTTCTTGAGGATGCTCTACACCTCTCTGATCCTCTTGGCGCCGGCTATATATTTTGGGTTGGGGCGGGGAGCTCTATATGCGGCGTTGAGCGGCATCTTGTCCTTAGCGCTCGGCGACTCTCTGTACTTAAAGGCCTTGGGGACGGCCGGAGTTGCGGTGGCTGTGCCCGCCGCCTACAGCTATGTAATTATAGAACAGTTCATGGCCGTGCCCCTCGGCGAGCCCCTAAGGGCGTCTTACCTAATATCCGCCGTCCTCGTGGTGTTGGGGGTCTATCTGCTCGCGGCGGGGGCCGGGCGTGGCAGTCTAGCCGGCGTTCTCTACGCCTTGGGGGCCGCCTTGTCTTGGTCCGCCGGCTACGCCGCGGTTAAGGTCGCAGGGGTAAGCGGGGTGAGTCCAGTCTCGATAGCCTTCGCCCGCGTCGCATCGGCGCTACCCGTATTGGCCGCATTTGGCGGGGCCAAGAGGGCCGGACAGGCCGTAAGAGGGACCTGGCGGACGGCCCTGCCGATTATAGCCGTCTTGGATCTGGGAGGCGGCTCGGCGTTGTTCGCATACTCCACGGTGGAGATCGGGCTGGGGCCTACCGTCATAGCGCTGGGCGTGGTCCCCCTAGCCTCCCAGTTGATATCTAGAGTTTTGGGCAGGGAGAGGCCGGCTCTCCGCGAATATGGGGCGGCCCTCCTTATACTCTCCGCCATAGCCATATCCTTTTATATCTGA
- a CDS encoding ribbon-helix-helix domain-containing protein: MKRTVLITVRLPKGLLDGLEELVERGLYPNRSEAVRAAIVDLLERHRDGLLQFEGQQDYGQNADGQSRGGRAQSQEGI; encoded by the coding sequence GTGAAGAGGACGGTGCTGATCACAGTGAGGTTGCCCAAAGGGCTGTTGGACGGCTTGGAGGAGCTGGTGGAGCGGGGCCTCTACCCCAATAGGAGTGAGGCGGTGAGGGCCGCCATAGTGGACCTACTGGAGCGGCATAGGGACGGCCTACTCCAATTTGAGGGCCAACAGGACTACGGCCAGAATGCCGACGGCCAGAGCCGCGGCGGCCGAGCCCAAAGCCAGGAGGGCATATAG
- a CDS encoding minichromosome maintenance protein MCM has translation MALELAQEAVKNKVRDFITSNEKILDEVVNMIVQHKRSLEVDFNDILLFDKELADLAAERPKQFLPLADAVVKEVVEEKDPETARKLRRFYFRVRGSPYSIPLRKLRSEYIGRLIKVEGIVTRQTPPKHFLYRALYRCSQCGYELELMQELERRVEPPARCPRCGAVKSFVLVTELSQYIDWQKLIVQERPEELPPGQLPRSIEVVVLDDIVDSVKPGDIVSITGVLDLTLSELKKGKPPVLDSFLQAVHLESTNKELIEDITREDEKKILELARRPDVRDVIVRSIAPSIYGHEEIKEAIACLLFGGNEIVYPDGVRVRGDIHVLLVGDPGTAKSQLLKFVAKVAPRAVYTTGKGSSAAGLTAAVVRDKLTGDFYLEAGALVLADKGVAVIDEIDKMDVKDRVSIHEAMEQQTVSISKAGIVATLNARAAIVAAANPAFGRYLPNRTVAENIDLPVSLLSRFDLIFVVRDEPQEDYDKAVATHILDLHTGALPETFKDIVKPDLLRKYIIYARRHVRPQLSEEAKDRIRQFYLEMRRHYQGPGTAIAITARQLEALIRLTIAEAKMRLSPIATAEDAERAIRLYLAFLKSVGIDLESGVVDIDSIMTGVPASRREAYIKMTEIIKKLEEVVKGPVKLDVLLDEAEKAGVPRAEAQRLVDLMIRNGELYTPRPGYVKRIGS, from the coding sequence GTGGCTCTGGAGCTCGCACAAGAAGCCGTGAAGAATAAGGTGAGAGACTTCATAACTTCAAACGAGAAGATATTGGACGAAGTCGTCAACATGATTGTCCAGCATAAAAGGAGCCTCGAGGTCGACTTCAACGACATTTTGCTTTTTGACAAGGAGCTGGCGGACCTGGCCGCCGAGAGGCCGAAACAGTTCTTGCCGCTGGCCGATGCGGTGGTCAAAGAGGTGGTTGAGGAGAAGGACCCGGAGACCGCGAGGAAGTTGAGGCGGTTTTACTTCAGGGTGAGGGGATCGCCCTATTCCATACCCCTGAGGAAGCTCAGGTCGGAATATATAGGGAGGCTCATAAAGGTCGAGGGGATCGTGACGCGCCAGACGCCGCCGAAACACTTCCTCTATAGGGCCCTCTACCGCTGTAGCCAATGCGGCTACGAGCTGGAGCTGATGCAGGAGCTCGAGAGGCGTGTGGAGCCGCCGGCGCGATGCCCCCGTTGTGGCGCCGTTAAGTCCTTCGTATTGGTGACAGAGCTCTCGCAATATATAGATTGGCAGAAGCTCATAGTGCAGGAAAGGCCCGAGGAGCTACCGCCGGGCCAGCTACCGAGGTCCATAGAGGTCGTCGTGCTGGACGACATCGTGGACTCCGTGAAGCCCGGCGATATCGTCTCCATAACTGGCGTCTTGGACCTCACCCTAAGCGAGTTGAAGAAGGGCAAGCCGCCGGTCCTCGACTCGTTCCTCCAGGCGGTGCATCTCGAGTCGACGAACAAGGAGCTCATAGAGGACATAACTAGGGAGGACGAAAAGAAGATCTTGGAGCTGGCCAGGAGGCCCGACGTTAGGGACGTCATAGTGAGGTCCATCGCGCCCTCCATATATGGCCACGAGGAGATCAAGGAGGCCATCGCCTGCCTTCTCTTCGGCGGCAACGAAATAGTGTACCCCGACGGCGTGAGGGTCAGGGGAGACATACACGTCTTGCTGGTGGGGGATCCGGGCACCGCCAAGTCCCAACTGTTGAAGTTCGTGGCGAAGGTGGCGCCCCGCGCGGTGTACACCACGGGCAAGGGCTCCTCCGCGGCGGGCCTAACGGCGGCGGTCGTCAGGGACAAGCTCACGGGCGATTTCTACCTGGAGGCAGGCGCGCTGGTCCTCGCCGACAAAGGCGTGGCCGTCATAGACGAAATAGACAAAATGGACGTCAAGGATAGAGTGTCCATACATGAGGCCATGGAGCAACAGACCGTCTCCATAAGCAAGGCCGGCATAGTGGCTACGCTAAACGCCAGAGCCGCGATTGTGGCCGCAGCGAATCCGGCCTTCGGCCGCTACCTGCCCAACAGGACCGTGGCCGAGAACATAGACCTCCCCGTGTCCCTATTGAGCCGTTTCGATTTGATCTTTGTCGTTAGGGACGAGCCGCAGGAGGACTACGACAAGGCAGTGGCCACCCACATCTTGGACCTCCACACGGGCGCGTTGCCCGAGACCTTCAAGGACATAGTAAAGCCCGACCTCTTGAGGAAGTACATAATCTACGCGAGGCGCCACGTGAGGCCTCAGCTCAGCGAGGAGGCCAAGGACCGCATAAGGCAGTTCTATTTGGAGATGAGGCGCCACTACCAGGGGCCGGGCACGGCCATAGCCATAACTGCGCGCCAGCTGGAGGCCCTCATACGCCTCACCATCGCCGAGGCCAAAATGAGGCTTTCCCCCATAGCCACCGCCGAGGACGCCGAGAGGGCCATAAGGCTCTATCTGGCCTTCCTCAAGTCGGTGGGGATAGACCTAGAGTCGGGGGTGGTCGACATAGACTCCATAATGACGGGGGTCCCCGCCTCTAGGAGGGAGGCCTACATAAAGATGACCGAGATCATCAAGAAGTTGGAGGAGGTGGTGAAGGGCCCCGTGAAGCTAGACGTACTGCTTGACGAGGCCGAAAAGGCGGGCGTCCCGAGGGCGGAGGCCCAGAGGCTGGTGGACCTCATGATAAGAAACGGCGAGCTTTACACCCCGAGGCCCGGCTACGTGAAGAGGATAGGGTCGTAG
- a CDS encoding SDR family NAD(P)-dependent oxidoreductase, with protein MLKGRVAIVTGAGRGIGKAIALKLGELGAVVVPTDITGEEEVTAAEIIKRGGAAKSYRLDVTDFKNAEEVATRVFGEFGRIDILVNNAGIYPMKPFLEMTFEDWYRVINVNLNGVFNVTRAVVPYMVKQKFGRIINIASVAGVEMGMMGLVHYSASKAGILGFTRALAVELAKAGVTVNAVAPGAIDVGSASASGQAEFIARLIPMGRLGQPLEVAEVVAFLASDAASYITGAVILVDGGWSVA; from the coding sequence ATGCTTAAAGGGAGGGTGGCCATAGTTACGGGGGCAGGGCGGGGCATCGGCAAGGCCATAGCGCTCAAATTAGGAGAACTCGGCGCTGTGGTGGTCCCCACAGATATAACGGGCGAAGAGGAGGTGACGGCGGCTGAGATAATCAAGAGGGGCGGAGCCGCCAAGTCCTATCGGCTAGACGTAACCGACTTCAAGAACGCAGAGGAGGTGGCAACAAGAGTGTTCGGAGAATTCGGCAGAATTGACATACTTGTAAACAACGCGGGGATCTATCCGATGAAGCCCTTCCTCGAAATGACCTTTGAGGACTGGTATAGGGTCATAAACGTGAATCTAAACGGCGTCTTTAACGTCACAAGGGCGGTAGTGCCGTATATGGTCAAACAGAAATTCGGCAGGATTATAAACATAGCCTCTGTCGCTGGCGTGGAGATGGGCATGATGGGGCTAGTACATTACAGCGCCTCTAAAGCCGGCATTTTGGGGTTCACGAGAGCATTAGCGGTAGAGCTGGCCAAGGCCGGAGTGACCGTAAACGCTGTGGCTCCTGGCGCTATAGACGTGGGAAGCGCCTCGGCCTCCGGACAAGCCGAGTTTATCGCGCGGCTAATCCCCATGGGCCGCCTCGGACAGCCCCTAGAAGTAGCAGAAGTAGTGGCGTTCTTGGCCTCCGACGCCGCTAGCTACATAACGGGCGCCGTCATTCTAGTGGACGGAGGCTGGTCGGTGGCTTAA
- a CDS encoding replication initiation protein, whose protein sequence is MPVVGGVAESRQIRVVITKDLPQFVGVGPYKAGTTALLPVYTALRLVEMGAAKLDESALLKPQDVASMKFVEEKEQFPAKLPEDFYARLKATVAQLKREGDSRSLSALISNARDLLIKRVEKVARALAASPELIEDEEFMERLTPEERALAQTIQAEIKALLDEITG, encoded by the coding sequence ATGCCGGTGGTCGGCGGTGTGGCGGAGTCGCGCCAGATAAGAGTAGTGATAACTAAAGACCTGCCCCAATTTGTGGGGGTGGGGCCCTACAAGGCGGGGACCACGGCCCTACTGCCTGTCTACACCGCCCTGAGGCTTGTGGAGATGGGCGCGGCGAAGCTGGACGAGTCGGCTTTACTGAAGCCCCAAGACGTGGCTAGCATGAAGTTCGTAGAGGAGAAGGAACAATTTCCCGCAAAACTGCCCGAGGACTTCTACGCGCGCCTCAAGGCCACGGTGGCCCAACTGAAGAGGGAGGGCGACTCCAGGAGCCTCAGCGCGCTTATAAGCAACGCCAGAGACCTCCTGATAAAGAGGGTAGAGAAGGTGGCGAGAGCCCTCGCGGCCTCGCCGGAGCTCATAGAAGACGAGGAGTTTATGGAGAGACTCACGCCTGAAGAGAGGGCGCTCGCCCAGACCATACAGGCGGAGATAAAGGCCCTTCTAGACGAAATAACGGGCTAG
- a CDS encoding CBS domain-containing protein, translated as MNAETIARKPPITVTTKTTLKEVAKTLAEKKIGLVVVVDEKAPDVPLGVISERDIVRAIATGVDLNIPAERYMTTPVITVETSEPLWKVADVMRTHNIRHVVVTKNGKLYGVISIRDLIGEESTLRGLVEYGEKIEEKGPAAD; from the coding sequence ATGAATGCAGAAACTATAGCAAGAAAACCACCCATAACTGTGACCACCAAGACGACGCTAAAGGAGGTCGCCAAGACGCTCGCCGAGAAGAAGATAGGCCTTGTGGTCGTGGTCGACGAGAAGGCGCCCGACGTCCCCCTGGGCGTCATTTCCGAGAGGGATATCGTGAGGGCCATAGCCACCGGCGTCGATTTGAACATCCCCGCCGAGAGGTACATGACTACCCCCGTTATAACTGTCGAGACTTCAGAGCCCCTCTGGAAGGTCGCCGACGTCATGAGGACCCACAATATTAGGCACGTCGTAGTGACCAAGAATGGGAAGCTCTACGGCGTGATATCCATAAGGGACCTAATAGGCGAAGAGAGCACCTTGAGGGGCTTGGTGGAATACGGCGAGAAGATCGAAGAGAAGGGCCCCGCCGCCGACTAA